In Dyadobacter subterraneus, a single genomic region encodes these proteins:
- a CDS encoding PDZ domain-containing protein encodes MRIRYFYKVLVCFQFIFLPLLAQNNLYVSPTGNDANKGTILSPLKTPAAAISKISRIKQTHVTIHLRKGTYNLDQPLLLNIDELNGKSVTIEALKNEKVVLSAGRKIPAKWEKHTNNIWKTKVEGPDFESLFINEKPQILARYPNYDSTARVFNGTAEDAISPERIAKWENPAGGYFHALHQGEWGSFHYRIKEIKDGKPVLEGGWQNNRPAPLHLKYRFVENMFEELDAPGEWYYDKTNKTLFVFPHNGIDLTTAEIEVSNLKHIIEIKGTPEKPIHNVTVKGIHFQHTERTIMDHYEPLLRSDWMIYRGGAVLMENTENCVIEDSEFSNLGGNAVMISGHNHASGVTSSYFHDIGSSAICFVGDSSAVRSAAFGYDNFVPYAKMDKTPGPKNNRYPSNCFAENNLIHNIGQIEKQSTGVEIEMASEILVRHNTIYRVPRAGINIGDGCWGGHLIENNDIFETVMETGDHGAFNSWGRDRFWHPNRKVMDSLVAAHPQLILLDAQKTIVMRNNRFRCDHGWDIDLDDGSSNYHIYNNVCLSGGLKFREGFKRTAENNILINNSFHPHVWFKNDGDIFRHNIVMRPYFPILVNDWGQEVDHNLFPDQTALKSAQAFGIDKNSRFGDAEFVDAKNGNYQVKTSSPALNIGFKNFPMDDFGVTKQSLKAISEKVQLPVLLNASLEKELQETTWLGAKIRNVQGLGDRSAFGLPDEKGVILVEIPSTSILTKSKLQAGDVIRMANKEAADNVVRLEAIRQQYNWTGNMEVEILRNQKPLTIKVDLK; translated from the coding sequence ATGCGGATTAGATATTTCTACAAAGTTTTGGTTTGTTTTCAGTTTATCTTCCTTCCGCTTCTGGCTCAAAATAACCTGTACGTTTCTCCCACCGGAAATGATGCAAACAAAGGAACAATCCTGTCTCCGTTAAAAACACCAGCCGCCGCCATTTCTAAAATTAGTAGAATCAAACAAACCCATGTAACAATTCATTTACGCAAAGGCACTTATAATCTTGATCAGCCTTTATTGCTCAATATTGATGAATTGAATGGAAAATCAGTCACAATCGAGGCTCTTAAAAATGAGAAAGTAGTCCTGAGTGCCGGACGAAAAATACCCGCAAAGTGGGAAAAACACACGAATAATATCTGGAAAACAAAAGTTGAAGGTCCCGATTTTGAAAGTCTGTTTATCAACGAAAAACCTCAAATTCTAGCGCGATATCCAAATTACGATTCGACGGCCAGAGTTTTTAACGGTACCGCTGAAGATGCTATTTCTCCTGAAAGAATAGCAAAATGGGAAAATCCCGCAGGCGGATATTTTCATGCTTTGCATCAGGGAGAATGGGGAAGTTTTCATTATCGCATCAAAGAAATTAAAGATGGAAAACCGGTTTTGGAAGGCGGCTGGCAGAATAATCGGCCGGCTCCATTACATCTAAAATACCGTTTTGTTGAAAATATGTTTGAAGAACTTGACGCACCTGGCGAATGGTATTATGACAAAACGAACAAAACTTTATTTGTTTTTCCCCACAATGGAATTGATCTCACTACCGCAGAGATTGAAGTTTCAAATTTGAAACATATCATTGAAATAAAGGGAACGCCAGAAAAACCAATTCACAATGTCACAGTAAAAGGAATCCATTTTCAGCATACGGAGCGAACGATTATGGATCATTACGAACCGCTTTTACGAAGCGACTGGATGATTTATCGTGGCGGCGCGGTGTTGATGGAAAATACAGAAAACTGTGTGATTGAAGATTCTGAATTTTCCAATCTTGGTGGAAATGCGGTCATGATAAGCGGTCATAACCATGCTTCGGGTGTAACTAGTTCTTATTTTCACGACATTGGATCCAGCGCCATTTGTTTTGTAGGCGATAGCTCTGCGGTTCGTTCTGCTGCCTTTGGTTATGACAATTTCGTTCCTTATGCGAAAATGGATAAAACGCCAGGTCCGAAAAATAACCGTTATCCATCCAATTGTTTCGCTGAAAATAATCTCATTCACAACATTGGTCAGATTGAAAAACAGTCGACTGGCGTAGAAATTGAAATGGCGTCAGAAATTCTGGTCAGGCATAATACCATTTACCGGGTTCCACGGGCCGGAATTAATATTGGTGATGGCTGCTGGGGCGGACATTTGATTGAAAATAATGACATTTTTGAAACCGTAATGGAAACGGGAGATCACGGTGCATTCAATTCCTGGGGCCGCGATCGTTTCTGGCATCCGAACCGTAAAGTGATGGATAGTCTGGTAGCGGCACATCCGCAACTCATTTTACTGGATGCTCAGAAAACCATCGTCATGCGCAATAACCGTTTCCGCTGTGACCATGGCTGGGATATAGACCTGGACGATGGCAGCAGTAATTACCATATTTATAACAACGTTTGTTTGAGTGGAGGATTGAAATTCCGCGAAGGATTCAAGCGCACCGCAGAAAATAATATCCTGATCAATAATTCCTTTCATCCGCATGTCTGGTTCAAAAATGATGGTGATATTTTCAGGCATAACATCGTCATGCGTCCTTATTTTCCTATTCTGGTGAATGATTGGGGACAGGAAGTGGATCATAATCTTTTTCCTGATCAAACTGCACTAAAAAGCGCGCAAGCCTTTGGTATCGATAAAAACAGCCGTTTTGGTGATGCCGAATTTGTCGATGCTAAGAATGGAAATTATCAGGTTAAAACATCCAGTCCGGCGCTAAATATTGGTTTCAAAAACTTTCCGATGGACGATTTTGGCGTTACAAAACAAAGTTTGAAAGCGATTTCGGAGAAGGTTCAGTTACCTGTTTTGCTTAATGCATCTTTGGAAAAAGAATTACAGGAAACAACCTGGCTTGGCGCAAAGATCCGGAATGTACAAGGTCTAGGAGATCGGTCAGCTTTTGGCTTGCCGGATGAAAAAGGCGTCATACTTGTAGAAATTCCGTCGACAAGTATATTGACAAAAAGTAAATTACAAGCCGGCGATGTGATCAGAATGGCCAACAAAGAAGCTGCTGATAATGTAGTCAGACTCGAAGCAATCCGTCAGCAATATAACTGGACCGGGAATATGGAAGTTGAGATTTTAAGAAATCAAAAACCGTTAACGATAAAAGTTGATTTGAAATAA
- the atpA gene encoding F0F1 ATP synthase subunit alpha produces MVSVRPDEVSAILREQLAGAKSEAELEEVGTVLQVGDGVARIYGLSQVQAGELLVFENGLKALALNLEEDNVGAVLLGDSSEIKEGDTVKRTKEIASVKVGEGIVGRVVNTLAEPIDGMGPIQGETFEMPLERKAPGVIFRQPVTEPLQTGIKAIDAMIPIGRGQRELIIGDRQTGKTAVAIDTIINQREYYDKGEPVFCIYVACGQKASTIKGIEATLRRYGAMDYTVIVAAGASDPSPMQFYAPFTGAAIGEYFRDTGRPALIVYDDLSKQAVSYREVSLLLRRPPGREAYPGDVFYLHSRLLERAAKIINDDSIAANMNDLPPSLKGKVKGGGSLTALPIIETQAGDVSAYIPTNVISITDGQIFLESNLFNSGIRPAINVGISVSRVGGNAQIKSMKKVSGTLKLDQAQFRELEAFAKFGSDLDASTKLAIDRGRRNQEVLKQPQYAPVPVEQQVATVYASTKGLLDRVPVEKVKEFDKEFLTILSAQYSETLAALRAGKLDNSVTDVIDKVARELSAKY; encoded by the coding sequence ATGGTATCTGTTAGACCGGACGAAGTTTCGGCCATCCTGCGCGAACAACTTGCAGGCGCTAAATCTGAAGCAGAACTCGAAGAAGTAGGAACCGTCCTTCAGGTGGGAGACGGTGTTGCCCGTATTTATGGCCTTTCACAGGTTCAGGCGGGTGAATTGCTAGTTTTCGAGAATGGCTTAAAGGCCCTCGCATTGAACCTCGAGGAAGATAACGTTGGAGCCGTTTTGCTTGGTGATTCAAGTGAAATCAAAGAAGGCGACACAGTGAAGCGTACGAAAGAGATCGCTTCAGTAAAAGTTGGTGAAGGTATTGTAGGCCGTGTTGTGAACACACTTGCTGAACCAATCGACGGAATGGGCCCAATTCAGGGTGAAACATTCGAAATGCCACTTGAGCGTAAGGCTCCGGGGGTAATTTTCCGTCAGCCTGTAACCGAGCCACTTCAAACTGGTATCAAAGCAATCGATGCGATGATTCCTATCGGACGTGGACAACGTGAGTTGATTATCGGTGACCGCCAGACTGGAAAGACTGCTGTTGCTATTGATACTATCATCAATCAAAGAGAATATTACGATAAAGGCGAACCTGTATTCTGTATCTACGTTGCTTGCGGCCAGAAGGCTTCAACAATCAAAGGTATCGAAGCAACACTTCGTCGTTATGGTGCAATGGACTATACAGTAATTGTAGCAGCCGGAGCATCTGATCCATCACCAATGCAATTCTATGCTCCTTTTACAGGTGCTGCAATCGGTGAATATTTCCGTGATACTGGTCGTCCTGCACTTATTGTTTATGATGACCTTTCAAAACAAGCGGTTTCTTACCGTGAAGTTTCCCTGCTACTTCGTCGCCCTCCGGGACGTGAAGCTTATCCTGGAGACGTATTCTATCTTCACAGCCGTCTTTTGGAAAGAGCTGCGAAGATCATCAATGACGATAGCATTGCAGCAAACATGAACGATCTTCCTCCTTCCCTTAAAGGCAAGGTTAAAGGTGGTGGCTCACTGACTGCACTTCCGATCATTGAAACACAAGCTGGTGACGTTTCTGCCTATATCCCGACGAACGTAATTTCTATTACCGACGGACAGATATTCCTAGAATCTAACTTGTTCAACTCTGGTATCCGTCCTGCGATCAACGTAGGTATCTCGGTATCACGTGTGGGTGGTAACGCTCAGATCAAGTCGATGAAAAAGGTATCAGGTACGTTAAAACTTGATCAGGCTCAATTCCGTGAATTGGAAGCTTTTGCAAAATTCGGTTCGGATCTTGATGCTTCTACTAAACTTGCTATTGACCGTGGACGCCGTAATCAGGAAGTATTGAAACAACCTCAATATGCTCCGGTACCGGTTGAACAACAAGTTGCAACAGTTTATGCATCTACAAAAGGATTATTAGACAGAGTTCCTGTTGAAAAAGTAAAAGAATTCGATAAAGAATTCCTTACTATTCTTTCCGCACAATACAGCGAAACACTTGCAGCACTTCGTGCAGGCAAGCTTGATAACAGCGTAACTGATGTTATTGACAAAGTAGCGAGAGAACTTTCAGCTAAATATTAA
- a CDS encoding mevalonate kinase family protein codes for MIIETRAYARAGLLGNPSDGFFGKTISISVRNFGASISLYESPELHIEPEPQDGSTFRSIFHLRESVSMLGYNGGIPLIKAGIKKFADYCEENNIKLPNRNFTVRYRSSIPRQVGMSGSSAIVVALFRALMQFYKVEIPIEILPQLVMVSETEELGIAAGLQDRVIQCYEGCVYMDFDKTLIEKQGHGLYERINPALLPKLYVAYNTNLSKVSGKVHSDVRARFDRGEQDVIDVLGQIGQKAKEGFTALQEGRPDDLHELMNENFNLRCKIYNVPESNKRLINAARECGASAKFAGSGGTIIGIYKDDDMLNQLFVKLKKHNARVIKPFVV; via the coding sequence TTGATCATTGAAACGCGCGCATACGCCCGGGCCGGGCTGCTGGGAAATCCTTCTGATGGCTTTTTTGGAAAAACAATATCAATTTCTGTCCGGAATTTCGGAGCATCCATTTCTTTATACGAATCTCCCGAGCTCCACATAGAGCCCGAGCCACAGGATGGCAGCACCTTCCGGAGTATATTTCATCTGCGCGAATCTGTGAGCATGCTGGGTTATAATGGCGGTATCCCGCTTATTAAAGCTGGTATCAAGAAATTTGCTGATTACTGCGAAGAAAATAATATTAAGTTACCAAACCGGAATTTTACGGTTAGATATCGTTCTTCCATTCCCCGCCAGGTTGGTATGTCAGGATCAAGTGCTATCGTGGTAGCGCTTTTCCGGGCGTTGATGCAGTTTTACAAAGTTGAAATTCCAATTGAAATATTGCCGCAGCTTGTGATGGTTTCTGAAACGGAAGAACTGGGGATCGCCGCCGGTTTGCAGGATCGTGTCATTCAATGTTATGAAGGCTGCGTTTACATGGATTTTGATAAAACATTGATTGAAAAACAGGGACATGGACTTTATGAAAGAATAAATCCAGCCCTGCTTCCGAAACTTTATGTTGCTTACAATACAAATCTGAGCAAGGTTTCAGGAAAAGTCCATAGTGATGTACGCGCAAGATTTGACCGAGGCGAACAGGATGTAATTGATGTTCTGGGACAAATCGGCCAGAAAGCAAAAGAAGGATTTACAGCTTTACAAGAAGGAAGACCCGACGATCTGCACGAATTAATGAACGAAAATTTCAACCTTCGCTGCAAAATTTATAATGTTCCGGAATCCAATAAAAGATTGATTAACGCTGCCAGAGAATGCGGAGCATCAGCAAAATTTGCTGGTTCAGGCGGAACAATCATCGGAATTTATAAAGACGACGATATGCTCAACCAGCTTTTTGTCAAACTAAAAAAACATAATGCAAGAGTGATTAAGCCATTTGTAGTCTAG
- the galU gene encoding UTP--glucose-1-phosphate uridylyltransferase GalU, with protein sequence MIRKAVIPAAGLGTRFLPATKSMPKEMLPIIDIPTIQYVVQEAVDSGIEDILIISGKGKRAIEDHFDRNVELESRLEEKEDMIWFNEMRRLADMANVHFVRQKEANGLGDAIYYARHHVGNEPFAVLLGDTIMDSVIPVTQQLMDTYEQYGGSVIAVEQVPANKVNRYGIVGGNSLSDTILELTTLVEKPAIELAPSNLAIAGRYILTPEIFNTIEQTPKGKNNEIQLTDSLLLLLKRENIYAHHIEGKRHDIGDKLDYLKTTVEFALKRKEFAEPFRKFLIELLNK encoded by the coding sequence ATGATTCGTAAAGCTGTAATTCCTGCCGCCGGACTTGGAACCCGATTTTTACCGGCAACCAAATCGATGCCTAAGGAAATGTTGCCAATTATTGACATTCCTACTATTCAATATGTTGTACAAGAGGCTGTTGATTCAGGGATTGAGGATATTCTGATTATTTCCGGCAAAGGGAAACGTGCCATTGAAGATCATTTTGACAGAAATGTTGAACTGGAATCCCGTCTGGAAGAAAAAGAAGACATGATCTGGTTCAATGAAATGCGTCGTCTGGCGGATATGGCGAATGTGCATTTTGTTCGTCAGAAAGAAGCGAATGGTTTGGGGGATGCGATTTATTATGCAAGACATCATGTTGGAAATGAACCATTTGCAGTTTTATTGGGCGATACCATTATGGATTCTGTGATTCCGGTTACGCAGCAATTAATGGATACTTATGAACAATATGGCGGATCAGTTATTGCGGTGGAACAAGTGCCAGCCAATAAGGTAAACCGCTATGGAATTGTTGGTGGAAATTCTTTGAGTGATACTATTCTGGAATTGACCACCTTGGTAGAAAAACCTGCTATCGAACTTGCACCTTCCAATCTGGCCATTGCGGGAAGATACATTTTAACACCGGAAATTTTTAATACCATAGAACAAACACCAAAAGGAAAAAATAATGAAATTCAGCTAACAGATTCGTTATTGCTTCTTTTGAAACGTGAAAATATTTACGCCCATCATATTGAAGGAAAACGCCACGATATCGGCGACAAGCTTGATTATCTTAAAACAACAGTAGAATTCGCTCTGAAAAGAAAAGAGTTCGCTGAGCCTTTCAGAAAGTTTTTGATTGAGCTTTTGAACAAATAG
- a CDS encoding SDR family NAD(P)-dependent oxidoreductase, with amino-acid sequence MSKNIIISGASGGLGQDVVKKLSDPGNALYVTFGKKNTNSFDAFSNVKGQVVDLTNSEESLNFINTTLEKAKTIQAGIFLVGAYAPGSLHDTDDALLEKMFSLNFFTTFHLVKPLMEHFKANGGGQFIFVGARPALEAEQGMGNFAYALSKSLLFKMAEFINAEGKSDNITATVIVPSTIDTPTNRAAMPDADFTKWISAADIAESIAFVLSESGQKLREPILKIYNNA; translated from the coding sequence ATGTCAAAAAACATAATCATCAGCGGCGCATCCGGAGGACTTGGACAAGATGTTGTTAAAAAACTTTCCGATCCCGGAAATGCTTTATACGTTACGTTTGGTAAGAAAAACACGAATTCCTTTGACGCATTTAGCAATGTGAAAGGCCAGGTTGTGGATTTGACAAATAGTGAAGAATCTCTAAATTTTATTAACACAACACTGGAAAAGGCTAAAACAATTCAGGCAGGAATTTTCCTTGTAGGTGCCTATGCGCCGGGAAGTCTTCATGATACAGACGATGCATTGCTTGAAAAAATGTTCAGTCTCAATTTCTTTACAACTTTCCATCTGGTAAAACCCTTGATGGAACATTTTAAAGCAAATGGCGGCGGACAATTTATTTTCGTTGGTGCAAGACCTGCGCTGGAAGCGGAACAGGGAATGGGAAATTTTGCATATGCACTTTCCAAATCGCTTTTATTCAAAATGGCAGAATTTATAAATGCAGAAGGGAAATCAGATAATATTACGGCGACGGTAATTGTCCCAAGTACGATTGATACACCCACAAATCGTGCAGCAATGCCGGATGCCGATTTTACCAAATGGATTTCAGCTGCTGATATTGCAGAAAGTATTGCATTCGTATTATCCGAAAGCGGACAAAAATTAAGAGAACCTATTTTGAAAATATATAACAATGCGTAA
- a CDS encoding outer membrane lipoprotein-sorting protein: MLKKTYFKSLLLLIISGIFSSAFAQKTLEEIVALHLTAMGGKEKLSKLKSVKITAEMEVMKMQIPVTTTIVQDRGFRSETVVQGSTITQVIDNDKGWSINPMAGQTKATPLPDEVVKSLSAETDLTGLYNYKEKGQTLTLDGEDDLGGAKVYKVTQNLKNGSKRTNYISKDTYFILKVVASVTVQGQQIESKNTQSDFRQVDGITYPFTSEVETSAMPGASMTMKIKTLEVNPKIDEAIFVMPKE; encoded by the coding sequence ATGCTCAAAAAAACTTATTTCAAGTCGCTGTTACTTCTAATCATTTCAGGAATATTCTCTTCGGCATTTGCACAAAAAACACTTGAAGAAATCGTCGCGCTACATTTGACTGCAATGGGTGGCAAAGAAAAATTGTCGAAGCTGAAAAGTGTGAAAATTACTGCTGAAATGGAAGTGATGAAAATGCAGATTCCTGTTACAACAACCATCGTTCAGGATCGCGGCTTTCGCAGTGAAACGGTAGTTCAGGGATCAACCATCACGCAGGTAATTGATAATGACAAAGGCTGGTCCATAAATCCAATGGCGGGACAAACAAAAGCTACTCCCCTTCCAGACGAAGTAGTGAAATCGCTTTCTGCGGAAACAGATCTTACAGGTTTATACAATTACAAAGAAAAAGGACAGACGTTGACTTTGGACGGAGAAGATGATCTTGGCGGAGCGAAAGTTTACAAGGTTACACAAAACCTAAAAAACGGATCAAAACGAACCAATTACATTTCAAAGGATACTTATTTTATTTTAAAAGTTGTAGCCTCAGTTACAGTTCAGGGACAACAAATTGAATCCAAAAATACACAATCTGATTTCAGACAAGTCGACGGAATAACCTATCCGTTTACATCAGAAGTAGAAACTTCAGCCATGCCAGGTGCTTCTATGACGATGAAAATTAAAACACTTGAAGTTAATCCTAAAATTGATGAAGCGATTTTTGTTATGCCAAAAGAATAA
- a CDS encoding FKBP-type peptidyl-prolyl cis-trans isomerase gives MYKLEKTILASVLCIGLAASQGFAQAPKKVTKPAATTKKTSVTAAKAAPSSNVLRNKLDSLSAAIGVSFSNSLSSQGINDINTDILTKTITAALKGEKTLFSSEEANKFIGEYFQKMMEEKGAVVKIEGEKFLEENKKKAGVTTTESGLQYSVIKMGDGPKPSATDKVKTHYHGTLTNGTVFDSSVDRGEPVEFPVNGVIKGWTEALQLMPVGSKWKLYIPYQLAYGERAAGPQIPAYSALVFEVELLEIVK, from the coding sequence ATGTACAAATTAGAAAAAACCATTTTAGCCTCAGTTTTATGTATCGGTTTAGCTGCTTCTCAGGGATTTGCGCAAGCACCCAAAAAAGTTACCAAACCAGCCGCAACAACAAAAAAGACTTCGGTTACAGCAGCAAAAGCAGCACCATCATCAAATGTACTTAGGAATAAGTTGGATTCACTATCAGCGGCTATCGGTGTAAGTTTTTCTAATTCGTTATCATCTCAGGGAATCAATGATATCAATACTGATATTTTGACAAAAACCATTACTGCTGCGCTTAAAGGAGAGAAAACTTTATTTTCATCAGAAGAAGCAAATAAATTTATCGGTGAATATTTTCAAAAAATGATGGAAGAAAAAGGAGCAGTCGTGAAAATAGAGGGAGAAAAGTTTTTGGAAGAAAACAAGAAAAAGGCGGGCGTAACAACAACAGAGAGCGGTTTGCAGTACTCTGTGATTAAAATGGGCGATGGTCCCAAGCCTTCTGCAACAGATAAAGTAAAAACACATTATCACGGCACTTTAACCAATGGAACAGTTTTTGACAGTTCTGTTGATCGCGGTGAGCCGGTTGAGTTTCCGGTAAATGGCGTAATAAAAGGATGGACAGAGGCATTGCAGCTTATGCCGGTTGGCTCAAAATGGAAATTGTATATTCCATATCAGCTGGCTTATGGCGAACGTGCAGCAGGTCCACAAATCCCAGCTTATTCAGCTTTAGTCTTTGAAGTTGAATTATTAGAAATTGTTAAATAG
- a CDS encoding hemolysin family protein: protein MLIQVIITLVLVLLNGFFVAAEFAIVKIRASQLEQKAQEGNKMAILSKQIVGNLDGYLAATQFGITLASLGLGWIGEPVVSKILIGGMELVGISLDPVLAHQIALPAAFAIITVLHIVFGELAPKSIAIQRPEATTLFLSYPLHAFFLVFRPIVWILNGIANFILGLLGITPTHGSEVHSSDELRYLVQQQKESGMIEAADYDLIKNAFNFSERIARQVMIPRTKVVGVDINDFTEADLEKIIEEGYSRIPVYEDSMDQIIGVLHLKDLLMKMRKGSEIVLSELVRPISMVPESKPIGAILRDFQLSRQQMAVIVNEYGGVEGIVTMEDILEELVGEIQDEYDNETPIVKNENGNYLVLGSASISDINEHLPNDISKEGDYETLAGFLISKFNRIPSIGEKVRTKDYEFMVMKKQRSTISLVQITALEE, encoded by the coding sequence ATGTTAATTCAGGTTATTATTACCCTTGTTCTCGTACTTCTGAATGGTTTTTTTGTAGCTGCCGAATTTGCTATCGTTAAAATCCGGGCATCACAATTAGAACAAAAAGCACAGGAAGGTAATAAAATGGCCATTTTGTCTAAACAGATTGTCGGGAATCTTGATGGATATCTGGCTGCCACACAATTTGGTATAACCCTGGCAAGTCTTGGTTTGGGTTGGATCGGCGAGCCTGTTGTTTCAAAAATATTGATTGGTGGAATGGAACTGGTCGGCATATCGCTTGATCCTGTTTTAGCACACCAAATTGCGTTACCTGCGGCGTTTGCTATCATAACAGTTCTCCACATTGTTTTCGGAGAACTCGCGCCAAAATCGATCGCAATTCAGCGTCCGGAAGCAACTACTTTATTTCTGTCATATCCTTTACACGCATTTTTCCTTGTTTTCCGTCCGATTGTCTGGATTTTGAATGGCATTGCCAACTTTATTTTGGGTCTTCTTGGTATTACGCCTACACATGGAAGTGAGGTTCATAGCAGCGATGAATTACGTTATCTGGTTCAGCAGCAAAAAGAAAGCGGAATGATTGAAGCAGCTGATTATGATCTTATCAAAAATGCTTTCAACTTTTCAGAACGTATTGCAAGACAGGTGATGATCCCGCGGACCAAAGTCGTGGGTGTTGATATCAATGATTTCACCGAAGCGGATCTTGAAAAAATAATTGAAGAAGGATATTCCAGAATTCCGGTTTACGAGGATTCCATGGACCAGATTATCGGTGTTTTGCACTTAAAAGATCTGTTGATGAAAATGCGTAAAGGAAGTGAAATTGTGCTTTCCGAACTTGTAAGGCCAATTTCGATGGTGCCGGAATCCAAACCAATCGGAGCTATTTTACGTGACTTTCAATTAAGTCGCCAGCAAATGGCCGTGATTGTGAATGAATATGGTGGCGTTGAAGGAATTGTGACCATGGAAGATATTCTGGAAGAACTCGTTGGTGAAATTCAGGATGAATACGATAATGAAACGCCGATTGTTAAGAATGAAAACGGAAATTATCTGGTATTAGGTTCTGCCTCGATCAGTGATATCAATGAACATTTGCCAAACGATATTTCCAAAGAGGGCGACTACGAAACATTAGCCGGCTTCCTGATTTCCAAATTTAACCGTATTCCTTCCATCGGCGAAAAAGTCCGCACGAAAGATTATGAATTTATGGTCATGAAAAAGCAGCGGAGTACGATTTCATTGGTGCAGATTACTGCTTTGGAAGAATAA
- the atpG gene encoding ATP synthase F1 subunit gamma produces the protein MASLKEVRNRIISVNSTQQITKAMKMVAAAKLRRAQDNILQMRPYAQKLGQMLSTVSAGSESSVDSPLKTVRFAEKILIVVVTSDRGLCGAFNTNIIKATMALIEEKYSVQAAKGHVEIFAIGKKGAEAFNRRGFTVNTTYTDLFTRLKFVNVKEAAEKIMKDFSEGRYDVVDLVYNEFKNVATQIIHTDPYLPIVADTATQKVKAPEVNYIFEPNEEEILAELIPKSLKIMLYRAVLESNASEQGARMTAMDKATENAQELLKELKLIYNRTRQAAITTEILEIVGGAEALKGA, from the coding sequence ATGGCAAGCTTAAAAGAAGTACGTAACCGGATTATTTCGGTTAATTCAACCCAGCAGATAACCAAAGCCATGAAAATGGTGGCAGCTGCTAAATTGCGCAGAGCTCAGGATAATATCCTGCAAATGCGTCCTTATGCCCAGAAATTGGGACAAATGCTTTCGACAGTATCAGCAGGTTCTGAAAGTTCAGTGGACAGCCCATTGAAAACAGTTCGTTTTGCTGAAAAAATATTGATCGTTGTTGTTACTTCCGATCGTGGATTGTGCGGTGCTTTCAATACGAATATTATTAAGGCTACTATGGCGCTGATTGAAGAAAAATATTCAGTGCAGGCTGCCAAAGGACATGTTGAGATTTTTGCTATTGGTAAAAAAGGTGCAGAAGCATTCAACCGCAGAGGTTTTACTGTGAACACAACTTATACCGATTTATTTACAAGACTTAAATTTGTCAATGTAAAGGAAGCAGCAGAAAAAATCATGAAGGACTTTTCAGAAGGCCGTTATGATGTTGTTGATCTTGTTTATAACGAGTTCAAAAACGTTGCTACGCAAATCATCCACACAGATCCATATTTACCAATCGTTGCCGATACTGCTACTCAGAAAGTAAAAGCACCGGAGGTTAACTATATATTTGAACCAAACGAGGAAGAAATTCTTGCTGAATTAATTCCAAAATCGTTGAAAATCATGTTATACCGTGCCGTTCTTGAATCAAATGCTTCGGAACAAGGTGCTCGTATGACGGCGATGGATAAGGCAACTGAAAATGCTCAGGAACTTTTGAAAGAGCTGAAATTGATTTATAACAGAACACGTCAGGCAGCTATTACAACGGAAATTCTTGAAATCGTTGGAGGTGCCGAAGCGTTAAAAGGCGCATAA
- a CDS encoding YceI family protein: protein MSTKTSWVIDPTHSEIQFKVKHLVISTVTGSFKTFEGTVETDGDDLTTANIQFSADVASIDTNQTQRDEHLRSGDFFDAENYPKLTFASTGLEKTGEDTYKLKGNLTIKGITNPVVLDAEYGGAMTDFYGQNKAGFEINGKISRKEFGLTWSATTEAGGVVVGDEIKLVINIQLIKQA from the coding sequence ATGTCAACCAAAACATCATGGGTTATTGACCCAACGCATTCAGAAATTCAGTTTAAAGTAAAACACCTTGTAATTTCAACAGTAACAGGTTCATTCAAAACTTTCGAAGGAACAGTTGAAACTGATGGTGACGATTTGACAACTGCTAACATTCAGTTTTCTGCTGACGTAGCAAGTATCGATACAAATCAGACTCAACGTGACGAACACCTTCGTTCAGGAGATTTCTTTGATGCTGAAAACTATCCTAAATTGACTTTCGCTTCAACGGGTCTGGAAAAAACGGGTGAAGACACTTATAAATTGAAAGGTAATTTGACTATTAAAGGTATTACAAACCCAGTTGTTCTTGACGCGGAATATGGTGGAGCAATGACCGACTTTTACGGTCAAAACAAAGCTGGCTTTGAAATTAACGGTAAAATCAGCCGTAAAGAATTTGGCTTAACGTGGAGCGCAACAACAGAAGCAGGTGGCGTAGTTGTAGGTGACGAAATTAAACTGGTAATCAACATCCAGTTGATTAAACAAGCTTAA